The following are from one region of the Chromobacterium phragmitis genome:
- a CDS encoding DUF4376 domain-containing protein produces MGQKIAAFNESGEITAFYDSIDSPPKDGENVISITDEQWQTCLSQPGWTVVDGTLFAPVPPSEAEQLRLAQRIQCQRLQAACELAIIAGFASTALGAQPNAYGSQLTDQNNLLSALSAAQGQPASWSTPLWCADGKGEWAFRPHTAAQVQSVNRDWLAFRTALQQRYAERVSRVQAAVTAQAVQEVAWK; encoded by the coding sequence ATGGGACAGAAAATCGCAGCATTTAATGAGAGTGGGGAAATTACAGCGTTTTATGATTCTATCGATTCCCCGCCAAAAGATGGAGAGAACGTTATCTCTATTACCGATGAACAATGGCAAACATGCCTGAGCCAACCGGGCTGGACGGTTGTGGACGGCACGTTGTTTGCGCCGGTTCCGCCCTCGGAGGCGGAGCAGTTGCGGCTGGCGCAGCGAATCCAGTGCCAACGGCTGCAGGCGGCGTGCGAATTGGCCATCATCGCCGGCTTCGCGTCAACGGCGCTAGGGGCGCAGCCCAACGCTTACGGCAGCCAATTGACCGACCAAAACAACTTGTTGTCTGCATTGTCGGCGGCGCAAGGGCAGCCGGCCAGTTGGAGCACGCCGTTGTGGTGCGCCGATGGGAAAGGAGAGTGGGCGTTTCGGCCTCATACCGCCGCGCAGGTGCAGAGTGTGAATCGGGACTGGTTGGCATTTCGCACCGCTTTGCAGCAACGCTATGCCGAGCGAGTGTCGCGGGTGCAGGCGGCGGTTACCGCTCAGGCAGTCCAGGAAGTGGCTTGGAAGTAA
- a CDS encoding gp53-like domain-containing protein: MANLQEKPAWEAGVYQLETSDPVLAGPDGIDNLQAKQLANRTAFLKKQIDDLVSGALTAEYADRLKTPRKIEMTGDGSWNVVFDGSGNASAAMTLRDSGVAPGDYGMVTVDAKGRVTTARAIVPDDVPALDWSKIASGKPATLAGYGIADGASKTDLQNAVSGLVSGAPANLNTLQELAAAVNNDPKFSSTVDGKLAGKADKAVTLAGYGIADAVSKSDLKSAVDGSNSGKADKATTLAGYGITDAQPASPDLTALANLKGAAGLYVNTGLGAATVRSLAAGQGIAVSNGDGKAGNPTVALANSGVAAGTYGMVTVDAMGRVTAGRAMAAADVPALDWSKIASGMPNSLVGYGITDAAAINGNGSNTFSVANATSAAHAVAYGQFASALALTGYQYLPNGMLLQWGKTPAIAGATSYTGNFAIGFPNGVFSMTVSSYLDTNHSEFFNVFVVSNAQYRITSGAVAAATAPATWIAIGY; the protein is encoded by the coding sequence ATGGCCAATCTGCAAGAAAAACCCGCCTGGGAGGCGGGCGTGTATCAACTGGAAACCTCCGACCCGGTCTTGGCCGGGCCGGACGGCATCGACAACCTGCAAGCCAAGCAGCTGGCTAACCGCACCGCGTTCCTGAAAAAACAGATCGATGATCTGGTTTCCGGCGCGCTGACCGCTGAATACGCCGACAGGCTGAAAACGCCGCGGAAGATAGAAATGACCGGCGATGGCAGCTGGAATGTCGTCTTTGATGGCAGCGGCAACGCCAGCGCGGCGATGACCCTGCGCGACAGCGGGGTGGCGCCGGGCGACTACGGCATGGTGACGGTGGACGCGAAAGGCCGCGTCACCACCGCCCGCGCCATCGTTCCGGATGACGTGCCGGCGCTGGACTGGAGCAAGATCGCGTCCGGCAAGCCGGCCACGCTGGCGGGGTATGGCATTGCCGATGGCGCCAGCAAAACCGATCTTCAAAACGCGGTGAGCGGTTTGGTATCGGGCGCGCCGGCGAATCTGAACACGCTGCAAGAACTGGCCGCTGCGGTAAACAACGATCCCAAGTTTTCGTCGACGGTGGACGGCAAGCTGGCCGGCAAGGCAGACAAGGCGGTTACGCTGGCTGGCTATGGCATTGCGGATGCCGTCAGCAAGAGCGATCTCAAGTCTGCCGTCGATGGCAGCAACAGCGGCAAGGCGGACAAGGCGACCACGCTGGCAGGCTACGGCATCACCGACGCCCAGCCCGCGAGTCCCGATCTGACCGCGTTGGCCAACCTGAAAGGCGCGGCCGGCCTTTACGTCAACACCGGCCTCGGCGCGGCGACAGTGCGCAGCCTGGCCGCCGGCCAGGGCATCGCCGTTAGCAATGGCGACGGCAAGGCGGGTAATCCCACCGTGGCGTTGGCCAACAGCGGCGTAGCGGCCGGCACTTACGGGATGGTGACGGTGGACGCGATGGGCCGGGTGACGGCGGGGCGGGCGATGGCGGCGGCGGACGTGCCGGCGCTGGATTGGTCCAAGATCGCCAGCGGCATGCCCAACTCGTTGGTTGGATATGGCATCACCGACGCCGCAGCCATAAATGGAAATGGCTCGAATACTTTCAGCGTGGCAAATGCGACTTCGGCTGCCCACGCTGTCGCATATGGGCAATTTGCTAGTGCATTGGCGCTGACGGGCTATCAGTATTTGCCAAATGGCATGTTGTTGCAGTGGGGCAAGACGCCTGCTATCGCCGGCGCAACTTCATATACAGGCAATTTTGCCATCGGCTTTCCAAATGGCGTCTTTTCCATGACGGTGAGTTCGTATCTGGATACAAATCACTCGGAATTCTTTAATGTGTTTGTCGTCAGCAATGCCCAATATCGTATTACGAGTGGAGCCGTGGCGGCGGCAACCGCGCCAGCAACTTGGATTGCAATTGGTTATTGA
- a CDS encoding phage tail protein, which yields MTDAIPSILARDQRFGPLSRLTERVSDLDLSVFLVNLIDTVRPDLLPLLAEQFHIHGEEGWTLAESDDARRALLHSANELHRYKGTPWAIREAIRRLGLGEVELIEGLAGQQRNGLIRRNGYYVHGDPNSWNQYRVLLSQPITNDQAAQLRRMLALYAPARCQLASLEYQAVANRHNGVIRRNKQFNRGTA from the coding sequence ATGACTGACGCCATCCCCTCCATCCTGGCGCGCGACCAGCGCTTCGGGCCGCTGTCCCGGCTCACCGAGCGGGTGTCGGACCTTGATCTGTCGGTGTTCCTGGTCAACCTGATCGACACCGTGCGGCCGGACCTGCTGCCGCTGCTGGCCGAGCAATTCCATATCCACGGCGAGGAAGGCTGGACGCTGGCGGAGTCCGACGATGCCCGCCGCGCGCTGCTGCACAGCGCCAACGAACTGCATCGCTACAAGGGCACGCCGTGGGCGATCCGCGAGGCGATCCGCCGCCTGGGCCTGGGCGAAGTGGAGCTGATCGAGGGCCTGGCCGGCCAGCAGCGCAACGGGCTCATCCGCCGCAACGGCTACTACGTCCATGGCGACCCGAACAGCTGGAACCAATACCGGGTGCTGCTGAGCCAGCCCATCACCAACGACCAAGCTGCTCAGCTGCGCCGCATGCTGGCGCTGTATGCGCCGGCGCGCTGCCAGCTGGCCAGCCTGGAGTACCAAGCCGTGGCCAATCGCCACAACGGCGTCATCCGCCGCAACAAGCAATTCAACCGAGGGACTGCCTGA
- a CDS encoding phage tail-collar fiber domain-containing protein, whose translation MSSTPLIPIILDSGLKAIQLASQDGVQLRITHVALGDEGYAPSAGQAKLKRERARYPIADGKSEGPRQLHLTALADDDKEFWIREVAFILEGGQPLAIWSHPTQALAYKQAGMQLLLAYDLALSGVPADCVTVQSTGAGLNLALAGELAALAAAQIDESGRGVARDDLLQLQDRQQRTFSRQLDLLQQQLSRMEAQQQAARLEWQEWMAAFAAAQIDESRRGVTRDDWLRSQEQAQAILQRKLALQAG comes from the coding sequence ATGAGCAGCACCCCGCTGATCCCCATCATTCTGGATAGCGGCCTAAAGGCCATCCAGCTGGCCAGCCAGGACGGCGTCCAGCTGCGGATCACCCATGTCGCGCTGGGCGACGAGGGCTACGCGCCCAGCGCCGGCCAGGCCAAGCTGAAGCGCGAGCGCGCCCGCTACCCGATCGCCGACGGCAAGAGCGAAGGCCCGCGCCAGCTGCATCTCACCGCGCTGGCCGACGACGACAAGGAATTCTGGATCCGCGAAGTCGCTTTCATTCTGGAAGGCGGCCAGCCGCTGGCCATCTGGTCCCACCCGACCCAGGCCCTGGCCTACAAGCAGGCCGGCATGCAGCTGCTGCTGGCCTACGACCTGGCGCTGTCCGGCGTGCCGGCAGACTGCGTGACCGTGCAATCCACCGGGGCGGGGCTGAATCTGGCGCTGGCGGGCGAGCTGGCGGCGCTGGCCGCCGCCCAGATCGACGAATCCGGCCGCGGCGTGGCGCGGGACGACCTGCTCCAGCTGCAAGATAGGCAGCAACGGACATTCAGCCGCCAGTTGGACCTGCTGCAACAGCAGCTGTCCCGGATGGAGGCCCAGCAGCAGGCCGCGCGCCTGGAGTGGCAGGAATGGATGGCGGCTTTCGCCGCCGCGCAGATCGACGAATCCCGGCGCGGAGTGACCCGCGACGACTGGCTGCGCAGCCAGGAGCAGGCTCAAGCCATCTTGCAACGCAAGCTGGCGCTGCAGGCAGGTTGA
- a CDS encoding phage tail protein I, whose amino-acid sequence MAKDAMPGLLARDARFGPLAELTRRLGVPRADEADPQTQGCFDTLDLLVNLVDCAQPKLLPLLAEQFHVSGDEGWLLAAGETQQRELIKRAIELHRYKGTPWAVNEVFRVLGVQVELTEWWQEKQAGQPHTFDLMAWVNDNLMPGEPVLNAELYRRLRRMVDQVKPARSAYRFRLGAAFDQPLRLAGALQGRALRRVEAACEPPPAKPFFATLRLAGAIQPLAVVRANMEVNR is encoded by the coding sequence ATGGCTAAGGACGCGATGCCGGGCCTGTTGGCGCGGGATGCGCGCTTCGGCCCGCTGGCCGAGCTGACCCGCCGCCTGGGCGTGCCGCGTGCGGACGAAGCCGATCCGCAGACGCAAGGCTGCTTCGACACCCTGGATCTGCTGGTCAACCTGGTGGACTGCGCGCAGCCCAAGCTGTTGCCGCTGCTGGCCGAGCAGTTCCACGTGTCCGGCGACGAAGGCTGGTTGCTGGCCGCCGGCGAGACGCAACAGCGCGAGCTGATCAAGCGCGCGATCGAACTGCACCGCTACAAGGGCACGCCATGGGCGGTGAACGAGGTGTTCCGGGTGCTGGGCGTGCAGGTGGAATTGACCGAGTGGTGGCAGGAAAAGCAGGCCGGCCAGCCCCACACCTTCGATCTGATGGCCTGGGTCAATGACAACCTGATGCCGGGCGAACCGGTGCTGAACGCCGAGCTGTATCGCCGCCTGCGGCGCATGGTGGACCAAGTGAAACCGGCGCGCAGCGCCTATCGCTTCCGGCTGGGCGCCGCGTTCGACCAGCCGCTGCGCCTGGCCGGCGCTTTGCAGGGCCGCGCGCTGCGGCGGGTGGAAGCCGCCTGCGAGCCGCCGCCGGCCAAGCCGTTTTTCGCAACGCTGCGCCTGGCCGGGGCCATCCAGCCGCTGGCCGTGGTGCGCGCCAATATGGAGGTAAACCGATGA
- a CDS encoding baseplate assembly protein, with protein sequence MNQTMTDLPKFIDDDPQKITNELITAYQNMAGKTLYPGQVERLLIDLIAYRESVARAAFNDAGRQNLLAFARAPMLDYLGELVGVARLPAQPARCKVTFTFAPGQPQDVVIEPKTLVAGRGDIQFQTLEQAKARILPDQETSVTLAVQAVEPGMDGNGQEPGAISQLVDDLRVTVTVKNMEVSAGGADAEDDERLRQRIRLAPESFSVAGSAAAYRHHALRADQSIVDVAVISAGKMEEGGKPEDVPQPGEVWLYPLTAGGLPSADLLQKVANTCSADRVRPLTDKVLVKPPVAFDYQVAASLQLYAGSDAKQVLQRARDSLQAYLQNQQAQLGNDIVPSQLVAALSVPGVYQVDLKQPSAARKVPSYGWARCVNGVDGISLDTLDNG encoded by the coding sequence ATGAACCAGACGATGACCGATCTTCCCAAGTTTATCGACGACGATCCGCAGAAAATCACCAATGAGTTGATCACTGCCTACCAGAACATGGCCGGCAAGACGCTGTATCCGGGCCAGGTGGAGCGGCTGCTGATCGACTTGATCGCCTACCGCGAAAGCGTGGCCCGCGCCGCCTTCAACGACGCCGGCCGGCAAAACCTGTTGGCCTTCGCCCGCGCGCCGATGCTGGATTACCTGGGCGAGCTGGTGGGCGTGGCCCGATTGCCGGCGCAGCCTGCGCGCTGCAAGGTGACCTTCACCTTCGCGCCGGGCCAGCCGCAAGACGTGGTGATCGAGCCGAAAACCCTGGTGGCCGGCCGCGGCGACATCCAGTTCCAGACGCTGGAGCAGGCCAAGGCGAGGATTCTGCCAGACCAGGAAACGTCGGTGACGCTGGCGGTGCAGGCGGTAGAGCCGGGCATGGACGGCAATGGCCAGGAGCCGGGCGCCATCAGCCAGCTGGTGGACGATCTGCGCGTGACGGTGACGGTGAAGAACATGGAAGTCAGCGCTGGCGGCGCCGACGCCGAGGACGACGAGCGGCTGCGCCAGCGCATCCGTCTGGCGCCGGAATCGTTCAGCGTGGCCGGCAGCGCCGCCGCCTACCGCCACCATGCGCTGCGCGCGGACCAGAGCATCGTCGATGTGGCGGTGATCAGCGCCGGCAAGATGGAGGAGGGCGGCAAGCCGGAGGACGTGCCGCAGCCGGGCGAGGTGTGGCTGTACCCGTTGACTGCCGGCGGCCTGCCCAGTGCCGATTTGCTGCAAAAAGTGGCCAACACCTGCAGCGCGGACCGGGTGCGGCCGCTGACCGACAAGGTGTTGGTGAAGCCGCCGGTGGCGTTCGACTATCAGGTCGCGGCCAGCCTTCAGCTCTACGCCGGCTCCGACGCCAAACAGGTGCTGCAGCGCGCGCGGGACTCGCTGCAGGCCTATCTGCAAAACCAGCAGGCGCAGCTGGGCAACGACATCGTGCCCTCGCAGCTGGTGGCGGCGCTGTCGGTGCCGGGCGTGTACCAGGTGGATCTGAAACAGCCCTCCGCCGCGCGCAAAGTGCCGTCCTACGGCTGGGCGCGCTGCGTCAACGGCGTAGACGGCATCAGCCTGGATACCCTCGACAATGGCTAA
- a CDS encoding GPW/gp25 family protein codes for MTQLTDISSLHWQPALQPSGAKPGANVADIVENLDDIHQALRIILGTPKGSDPLRPEFGSDLFRYLDYPVDRARPHVVREAVAAISHPLHGEPRVQLLKVLFSVAADGSAHLCAQWKLADGVIRETELRL; via the coding sequence ATGACACAGCTAACCGACATCTCATCCCTGCACTGGCAACCGGCGCTGCAGCCTAGCGGCGCCAAGCCCGGCGCCAATGTCGCCGACATCGTGGAAAACCTGGACGACATCCACCAGGCGCTGCGGATCATCCTGGGCACGCCCAAGGGCAGCGATCCGCTGCGGCCGGAGTTTGGCAGCGATCTGTTCCGCTATCTGGACTACCCCGTAGACCGGGCCCGGCCGCATGTGGTGAGGGAGGCGGTGGCGGCGATCAGCCATCCGCTGCACGGCGAGCCGCGCGTCCAGTTGCTGAAGGTGCTGTTCAGCGTCGCGGCCGACGGCAGCGCTCACCTGTGCGCGCAATGGAAGCTGGCCGACGGCGTGATCCGCGAAACCGAACTCAGGCTGTGA
- a CDS encoding phage tail protein I, which produces MTDITPNVLAGDTRLSLPAELSRRLQRIDLAPFLVYLVDQVEADFLPLLAEQLHVAGDEGWQLAAGDAQRRDLIKQAIALHRYKGTRWALRQVLATLDLDGRVSEWFEYQGRPFHFKVDLDLSGRGLGEAAYQALRQMLDQYRNARSRLESLDLRVELHERLPAVAAVSAGGEVASVYPRALRGLARQGPLRLAAAHGVAETASILPWRRERLDGQAPLRWGMALPCREAVTLYPRAFDFFPKSL; this is translated from the coding sequence ATGACCGACATCACTCCCAATGTGCTGGCCGGCGACACGCGGCTGTCGTTGCCGGCCGAGCTGAGCCGGCGCTTGCAACGCATCGATCTGGCGCCTTTCCTGGTTTACCTGGTGGACCAGGTGGAGGCCGATTTTCTGCCCCTGCTGGCCGAGCAGCTGCACGTGGCCGGAGACGAAGGCTGGCAACTGGCCGCCGGCGACGCGCAGCGGCGCGATCTGATCAAGCAGGCGATAGCGCTGCACCGCTACAAAGGCACCCGCTGGGCGCTGCGGCAGGTGCTGGCCACGCTGGACCTGGACGGCCGCGTCAGCGAGTGGTTCGAGTACCAGGGCCGGCCCTTCCATTTCAAGGTGGATCTCGACTTGTCCGGCCGCGGCCTGGGCGAAGCCGCCTATCAAGCGCTGCGGCAGATGCTGGACCAGTACCGCAACGCCCGCTCCCGGCTGGAGAGCCTGGATTTGCGGGTGGAGCTGCATGAGCGGCTGCCCGCCGTCGCCGCGGTTTCCGCAGGCGGCGAGGTGGCCAGTGTCTACCCGCGGGCGCTGCGCGGCCTGGCGCGGCAAGGCCCGCTGCGGCTGGCCGCGGCCCACGGCGTCGCGGAAACCGCCTCCATCCTGCCGTGGCGGCGCGAGCGGCTGGATGGGCAGGCGCCGCTGCGCTGGGGCATGGCGCTGCCGTGCCGAGAGGCGGTCACCCTCTATCCCCGCGCCTTCGACTTTTTCCCTAAATCCCTTTAA
- a CDS encoding phage tail protein: MYQLSDRADVIIRIADGAHIPQGHRFWADYQAWLGHGNSPAPAESPAQLLPRLLREIDAAADAASQLYVGSELRALEYRQAAAEAQSYKDGGCKGDAPPMVKAWADAKGLSGKDAADGILAKAAAGGQALAAIRALRLAGKEAVRNAADADAARAAAEDALAKLRQLAESPDALAEPAGDAAHAGGFWHSSFKLFSRGV; this comes from the coding sequence ATGTATCAATTGAGCGATCGCGCGGATGTGATCATCCGCATCGCAGACGGCGCGCATATTCCGCAAGGCCATCGTTTTTGGGCCGATTACCAAGCCTGGCTGGGCCATGGAAACTCACCGGCGCCGGCGGAAAGCCCGGCGCAGCTGTTGCCGCGCCTGCTGCGGGAGATCGACGCCGCCGCCGACGCCGCCAGCCAGCTGTATGTCGGCAGCGAGCTGCGCGCGTTGGAATACCGGCAGGCCGCCGCCGAGGCCCAGTCCTATAAAGACGGCGGCTGCAAGGGCGACGCGCCGCCTATGGTGAAAGCCTGGGCCGACGCCAAGGGCCTGTCCGGCAAGGATGCCGCCGACGGCATTCTGGCCAAGGCCGCGGCCGGCGGCCAGGCCCTGGCCGCGATCCGCGCGCTGCGCCTGGCGGGCAAGGAGGCGGTGCGCAACGCGGCCGACGCCGATGCCGCCCGCGCGGCGGCCGAGGACGCGCTGGCCAAGCTGCGGCAGCTGGCCGAGTCGCCGGACGCGTTGGCCGAGCCGGCAGGCGACGCGGCCCATGCCGGCGGCTTCTGGCATTCCTCTTTCAAGCTGTTCTCCCGGGGCGTCTGA
- a CDS encoding phage tail protein — translation MNNDFFTLLTAVGKAKLAAAASGGAPLKLSQMAVGEGDGGAYYTPSESQTALKSEAWRAGLNHLSTDPANPNWIVAELVIPDQVGGFTIREVGVFDADGALFAVGKFPESYKPVLADGANKQLYVRMILEVSNAAAVTLMVDPSVVLATRGSVDQRIAEELAKLDGKPSVRAATTGPVALTGLQTVDGVALQLGDRVLVKNQAAGADNGIYVAGAGNWARAADADISLEVTPGLFVAVEQGAANGGSIWQLLDAGAPVTLGKTPLSFERVSGHTGVSAGSYNRVTVGARGEVLGGSQLVAFDPAQTFPVQAYRRNLLINGGFDIWQRGLSQTTTGYGSADRWLMDLGSGLPGVTMAKMDASVADTEALGGATSFLRLTLAKAPSSKVREYCQINQRVESLRRFSGKQLTLSFWAKADKPCSILAYVEQWFSAPYVEAVKNRALNSTAANLSSAWQRFSFTFTSPSLQGRAIGSQGDDCLSVFIGLSYSDALPELNAIAAAQTGAFDIAQVQLEEGPVATPFERRLPGEELALCQRYYETGYAVARYMGGDDSVGWVSFKQSKRTFPAIAFRHPVTGVPGQGIATNNGSPTPDVAGIGLIYNTNQDKLMDGFTCGAAAFIPSNANDAIIQSRWTADAEL, via the coding sequence ATGAACAACGATTTCTTCACCCTGCTCACCGCCGTCGGCAAGGCCAAGCTGGCTGCCGCCGCCAGCGGCGGCGCGCCGCTGAAGCTCAGCCAGATGGCGGTGGGCGAGGGCGATGGCGGCGCGTATTACACGCCTAGCGAAAGCCAGACCGCGCTGAAGAGCGAGGCCTGGCGCGCCGGCCTCAACCACCTGTCCACCGACCCGGCCAATCCCAACTGGATCGTGGCCGAGCTGGTGATCCCGGACCAGGTGGGCGGCTTCACCATCCGCGAAGTGGGCGTGTTCGACGCCGACGGCGCGCTGTTCGCGGTGGGCAAGTTCCCGGAGAGCTACAAGCCGGTGCTGGCCGACGGCGCCAACAAGCAGCTTTACGTGCGGATGATCCTGGAAGTGTCCAATGCCGCGGCGGTGACGCTGATGGTGGACCCGAGCGTGGTGCTGGCCACCCGCGGCAGCGTCGATCAACGCATCGCCGAGGAGCTGGCCAAGCTGGACGGCAAGCCGTCGGTCCGCGCCGCCACCACCGGCCCCGTCGCGCTGACCGGCCTGCAGACGGTGGACGGCGTCGCGCTGCAGCTGGGCGACCGGGTGCTGGTCAAGAACCAGGCCGCCGGCGCCGACAACGGCATCTATGTGGCCGGCGCCGGCAACTGGGCGCGCGCCGCCGACGCCGACATCAGCCTGGAAGTGACGCCGGGGCTGTTCGTCGCGGTGGAGCAGGGCGCGGCCAACGGCGGCTCGATCTGGCAATTGCTGGACGCCGGCGCGCCGGTAACGCTGGGCAAGACGCCGTTGTCCTTCGAACGGGTTTCCGGCCACACCGGCGTGTCCGCCGGCAGCTACAACCGGGTGACGGTGGGCGCGCGCGGCGAGGTGCTGGGCGGCTCGCAACTGGTGGCCTTCGATCCGGCGCAGACCTTCCCGGTGCAGGCTTACCGGCGCAATTTGCTGATCAATGGCGGCTTCGACATTTGGCAGCGCGGCTTGAGCCAGACGACAACCGGATACGGTTCCGCTGATCGCTGGCTGATGGATTTGGGTAGTGGCTTGCCTGGGGTGACGATGGCAAAGATGGATGCCAGCGTAGCGGATACCGAGGCGCTTGGCGGAGCCACTTCTTTTCTGCGTTTAACCTTGGCCAAGGCCCCTTCATCCAAGGTCCGGGAATACTGCCAGATCAACCAGCGCGTCGAGAGCCTGCGCCGTTTTTCCGGCAAGCAGCTGACGTTGAGCTTCTGGGCCAAAGCCGACAAGCCTTGCTCCATCTTGGCTTATGTCGAGCAGTGGTTCAGCGCGCCTTATGTCGAGGCGGTCAAAAACCGCGCGTTGAATAGCACAGCGGCAAATCTGAGCAGTGCTTGGCAGCGTTTCAGTTTCACATTCACCTCGCCCAGCTTGCAGGGGCGTGCCATTGGTAGCCAAGGCGATGATTGTCTGAGCGTGTTTATCGGCCTTTCGTATAGCGATGCGCTTCCTGAGTTGAATGCCATCGCCGCCGCGCAAACCGGCGCGTTCGACATCGCCCAGGTGCAGTTGGAGGAGGGGCCGGTGGCGACGCCGTTTGAGCGGCGCTTGCCTGGAGAGGAGTTAGCGTTGTGCCAGCGTTATTACGAGACCGGCTACGCGGTGGCCCGCTATATGGGCGGGGATGACAGTGTTGGATGGGTGTCTTTCAAGCAAAGCAAAAGAACTTTTCCCGCCATTGCATTCAGACATCCGGTTACTGGCGTGCCAGGTCAAGGGATTGCTACTAACAATGGATCGCCCACTCCGGATGTGGCTGGCATCGGACTGATTTACAACACCAATCAAGACAAGCTGATGGATGGTTTTACTTGTGGTGCCGCAGCTTTTATTCCATCGAATGCGAATGATGCAATCATACAGTCCCGCTGGACTGCCGACGCCGAACTGTAA
- a CDS encoding phage baseplate assembly protein V, with protein MNDVSLPDALATLKFGSVAEHDAPTQRVRVRLPELGQLLTAWLPVLSRKSLKDKDYWLPDVGEQVAVLMDARGEDGVVLGAIYSEADAVPVASQEKWQRRFADGAVLEYDRRQNQLTVSGGIKHVVVDTLADVQIKAASSITIDGGQTVTVKAGSKVSIDAPATEISGTLTVQGAIAGQGGLAVSGGGGATVSGSVSVSGDVTASGKSLVGHNHMGAHGPTSPPL; from the coding sequence ATGAACGATGTTTCCCTGCCAGACGCGCTGGCCACGCTGAAATTCGGCAGCGTGGCCGAGCATGACGCCCCCACCCAGCGGGTGCGGGTGCGGCTGCCGGAGCTGGGCCAACTGCTCACCGCTTGGCTGCCGGTGCTCAGCCGCAAAAGCCTGAAAGACAAGGACTACTGGCTGCCGGATGTCGGCGAGCAGGTGGCGGTGTTGATGGACGCCCGCGGCGAAGACGGCGTGGTATTGGGCGCGATCTACTCCGAGGCGGACGCGGTGCCGGTGGCGAGCCAGGAGAAATGGCAGCGCCGCTTCGCCGACGGCGCGGTGCTGGAATACGACCGGCGGCAGAACCAGCTGACCGTCAGCGGCGGCATCAAGCATGTAGTGGTGGATACCCTGGCCGATGTGCAGATCAAGGCGGCTTCCAGCATCACGATAGATGGCGGCCAGACCGTCACCGTCAAGGCCGGGAGCAAGGTCAGCATCGACGCGCCGGCCACCGAGATCAGCGGCACGCTGACCGTGCAGGGGGCGATCGCCGGCCAGGGCGGCCTGGCGGTGTCCGGCGGCGGCGGGGCCACGGTGAGCGGCAGCGTCAGCGTCAGCGGCGACGTCACGGCCAGCGGCAAGAGCCTGGTGGGACACAACCACATGGGCGCGCACGGCCCGACTAGCCCGCCGCTCTGA
- a CDS encoding phage late control D family protein, with protein sequence MMDSRIQDVAAPVFELSYNGKSITADIAQYALNISYTDHLSGESDELEVELEDCDGRWLNGWYPDKGATLDFKLGYRGAALAALGSFDVDEVNYSAPPSVVHIRALATGVQHPLRTPEGRAYDKLTLQALAQRIAKRHGMKLEGKIEAVDIERLTQYHETDLQFLQRVSSHYGYVCKVMDNNRKLVFWKRAELVESASVRRYAPSDLISWRARDQLSQVPSAVEVSYHDPHKRKLQTARVGADARSPGGKASSADVVKLTRKSGGRAQALVQAKAEMERRQLARTEMSVTLDGSPQLAAGRNIELAGFGKLSGRYLIERARHRLSRQEGYICELDLKRAAPAAAKEKK encoded by the coding sequence ATGATGGACAGCCGCATCCAGGATGTGGCGGCGCCGGTGTTCGAGCTCAGCTACAACGGCAAGTCCATCACCGCCGACATTGCCCAGTACGCGCTCAACATCAGCTACACCGACCATCTGTCCGGCGAGTCGGACGAGCTGGAGGTGGAGTTGGAGGACTGCGACGGCCGCTGGCTGAACGGCTGGTACCCGGACAAGGGGGCCACGCTGGACTTCAAGCTGGGCTACCGCGGCGCGGCGCTGGCGGCGTTGGGCAGCTTCGACGTGGACGAGGTCAATTACAGCGCGCCGCCGTCCGTGGTCCACATCCGCGCGCTGGCCACCGGGGTCCAGCATCCGCTGCGCACGCCGGAGGGCCGCGCCTACGACAAGCTGACGCTGCAGGCGCTGGCCCAGCGCATCGCCAAGCGCCATGGCATGAAGCTGGAGGGCAAGATCGAGGCGGTGGACATCGAGCGCCTGACCCAGTACCACGAGACCGACCTGCAGTTCCTGCAGCGGGTGTCCAGCCATTACGGCTATGTCTGCAAGGTGATGGACAACAACCGCAAGCTGGTGTTCTGGAAGCGCGCCGAGCTGGTGGAGTCGGCCAGCGTGCGCCGCTACGCGCCGTCCGACCTGATCTCCTGGCGCGCGCGCGACCAGCTGTCGCAAGTACCCAGCGCGGTGGAGGTCAGCTACCACGACCCGCACAAGCGCAAGCTGCAGACGGCGCGGGTGGGCGCCGACGCGCGATCGCCCGGCGGTAAGGCCAGCAGCGCCGATGTGGTCAAGCTCACCCGCAAATCCGGCGGGCGCGCGCAGGCGCTGGTGCAGGCCAAGGCCGAGATGGAGCGCCGCCAGCTGGCGCGCACCGAGATGAGCGTCACCCTGGACGGCTCGCCGCAGCTGGCGGCCGGCCGCAACATCGAGCTGGCGGGCTTCGGCAAGCTGTCCGGCCGCTACCTGATCGAGCGCGCCCGCCACCGGCTGTCGCGGCAAGAGGGCTACATCTGCGAACTGGACCTGAAACGCGCGGCGCCCGCCGCGGCCAAGGAGAAAAAATGA